From a region of the Stenotrophomonas sp. BIO128-Bstrain genome:
- a CDS encoding chemotaxis protein CheA: MSMDLQRFHATFFEESREGLDAMEAGLLALESGQQDPEIINSVFRAAHSIKGGAGTFGFDAIAALTHVLETLLDELRAGKRALEPAAVDAMLASVDVLRALLREAEHGQAADPQAVAEVKARLEAVLSGQAATVAPVAAAKVDDTPEAWQIGFVPAPSLFMSGNDPLRIIRELEHLGSLQVAARLDRLPGFDQLDPLEAHLAWDLGLVGKVPRSKIEDTFAWVVDDCELDIRPAAPPSLATSAPAEAKPAVAPAIAPAAPAAAAPATAAHEAETSIRVSVDKVDALINLVGELVITQAMLKQVSHALDPAQAEQLLTGLDLLERNTRDLQEAVIGVRMLPVDAVFRRFPRLVRDLSSRLGKHVRLRTIGEGTELDKGLIEKIADPLVHLVRNSIDHGLEMPDVRREAGKDETGTITLAASHQGGHIVIEVSDDGRGLNRDKILSKALERGLSVPDNPTDAQVWDLIFQPGFSTADAVTDLSGRGVGMDVVRRNIQALGGEVQLESQAGNGTRVLIRLPLTLAILDGMTVSVAGETLILPLAYVLEALQPQADDVRTMAGEGRVLRVRGEYLPILSLSEYYGYGGRALDDPLVVVVEGDGQKIALEVDELVGQQQVVVKNIENNYRRISGVSGATILGDGRVALIVDIGGLVRSLKVPQAA, from the coding sequence ATGAGCATGGATCTGCAACGTTTCCACGCCACCTTCTTCGAAGAAAGCCGCGAGGGGCTGGATGCGATGGAAGCTGGCCTGCTGGCGCTCGAATCGGGCCAGCAGGACCCGGAGATCATCAACTCGGTGTTCCGCGCCGCGCACTCGATCAAGGGCGGCGCCGGCACGTTCGGCTTCGATGCGATCGCCGCGCTGACCCACGTGCTGGAAACGCTGCTGGACGAACTGCGCGCCGGCAAGCGCGCGCTGGAGCCGGCCGCGGTGGACGCGATGCTGGCCTCGGTGGACGTGCTGCGCGCCCTGCTGCGTGAAGCAGAGCACGGCCAGGCGGCAGACCCGCAGGCGGTTGCCGAGGTCAAGGCGCGCCTGGAAGCGGTGCTGTCCGGCCAGGCCGCCACCGTGGCGCCGGTCGCCGCCGCCAAGGTCGATGACACGCCCGAGGCGTGGCAGATCGGCTTCGTGCCGGCACCGTCGCTGTTCATGAGCGGCAACGACCCGCTGCGCATCATCCGCGAGCTTGAACACCTGGGCTCGCTGCAGGTTGCCGCGCGCCTGGACCGCCTGCCCGGCTTCGACCAGCTCGATCCGCTCGAAGCGCACCTGGCCTGGGACCTGGGGCTGGTCGGCAAGGTGCCGCGCAGCAAGATCGAAGATACCTTTGCCTGGGTCGTGGACGACTGCGAACTGGACATCCGTCCGGCCGCGCCGCCGAGCCTGGCCACCAGCGCGCCGGCCGAGGCCAAGCCTGCCGTCGCCCCCGCCATCGCCCCCGCCGCACCGGCCGCAGCAGCACCGGCCACCGCCGCACACGAAGCTGAAACCTCGATCCGCGTCAGCGTGGACAAGGTCGATGCGCTGATCAACCTGGTCGGTGAACTGGTCATCACCCAGGCCATGCTCAAGCAGGTCTCGCACGCACTGGATCCGGCACAGGCCGAGCAGTTGCTGACCGGGCTGGACCTGCTGGAACGCAATACCCGCGATCTGCAGGAAGCGGTCATCGGCGTGCGCATGCTGCCGGTGGATGCGGTGTTCCGCCGTTTCCCGCGCCTGGTCCGCGATCTCTCTTCGCGCCTGGGCAAGCACGTGCGCCTGCGCACCATCGGCGAAGGCACCGAGCTGGACAAGGGCCTGATCGAAAAGATCGCCGACCCGCTGGTGCACCTGGTCCGCAACTCGATCGATCACGGTCTGGAAATGCCGGACGTGCGTCGCGAGGCGGGCAAGGACGAAACCGGCACGATCACGCTGGCCGCCTCGCACCAGGGTGGGCACATCGTGATCGAAGTCAGTGACGACGGCCGCGGCCTGAACCGCGACAAGATCCTGTCCAAGGCGCTCGAGCGTGGCCTGAGCGTGCCGGACAACCCCACCGACGCGCAGGTCTGGGACCTGATCTTCCAGCCGGGCTTTTCCACCGCCGATGCCGTCACGGATCTGTCGGGGCGTGGCGTCGGCATGGACGTGGTCCGCCGCAACATCCAGGCACTGGGCGGTGAGGTGCAGCTGGAAAGCCAGGCCGGCAACGGCACCCGCGTGCTGATCCGCCTGCCGCTGACGCTGGCGATCCTGGATGGCATGACCGTCTCGGTGGCCGGCGAAACCCTGATCCTGCCGTTGGCCTACGTCCTCGAAGCCCTGCAGCCGCAGGCCGACGATGTGCGCACCATGGCTGGCGAGGGCCGCGTGCTGCGCGTCCGCGGCGAGTACCTGCCGATCCTCTCGCTCAGCGAGTACTACGGCTACGGCGGGCGCGCGCTGGACGATCCGCTGGTGGTCGTCGTCGAGGGCGATGGCCAGAAGATCGCGCTGGAAGTGGACGAACTGGTCGGCCAGCAGCAGGTGGTGGTCAAGAACATCGAGAACAACTACCGGCGGATCAGCGGCGTGTCCGGCGCAACCATCCTGGGCGATGGCCGGGTCGCGTTGATCGTGGACATCGGCGGCCTCGTGCGTTCGCTCAAGGTGCCGCAGGCCGCGTAA
- a CDS encoding STAS domain-containing protein → MSTVALGDDLGIETSTELKTRLAPLVDQAGDLTLDASQIGRIHTASVQVLCAFVEARRKAGHPTGFHGCTATFRDAARLLGVTQALGLDAPHDNLKSVENAA, encoded by the coding sequence ATGAGCACTGTGGCCCTGGGTGATGATCTCGGTATCGAGACCAGCACCGAGCTGAAAACACGTTTGGCCCCCCTGGTGGATCAGGCCGGCGATCTGACGCTGGATGCCAGCCAGATCGGCCGTATCCATACCGCCTCGGTGCAGGTGCTGTGCGCATTCGTCGAGGCCCGCCGCAAGGCCGGGCATCCCACCGGATTCCACGGTTGCACCGCAACCTTCCGTGATGCCGCGCGACTGCTCGGCGTCACCCAGGCCCTCGGCCTGGATGCACCCCATGACAACCTGAAATCTGTGGAGAACGCTGCATGA
- a CDS encoding response regulator yields the protein MSARILVVDDSASMRQMVSFALTSAGFSVEEAEDGAVALGRAKGQRFNAVVTDVNMPNMDGISLIRELRQLAEYKFTPMLMLTTESAADKKSEGKAAGATGWLVKPFNPEQLVATVQKVLG from the coding sequence ATGAGCGCACGTATCTTGGTGGTGGACGATTCGGCGTCGATGCGCCAGATGGTCTCTTTCGCCCTCACCTCGGCCGGCTTTTCCGTCGAGGAAGCCGAAGACGGCGCGGTCGCCCTCGGGCGTGCCAAGGGCCAACGCTTCAACGCGGTGGTCACCGACGTCAACATGCCCAACATGGATGGCATCTCGCTGATCCGTGAGCTGCGCCAGCTGGCCGAATACAAGTTCACGCCGATGCTGATGCTGACCACCGAATCGGCTGCGGACAAGAAGTCCGAAGGCAAGGCCGCCGGTGCCACCGGTTGGCTGGTCAAGCCGTTCAATCCGGAACAGCTGGTGGCCACCGTCCAGAAAGTCCTGGGCTGA
- a CDS encoding flagellar brake protein, which translates to MSEGSLDAHDRPHGIHDDATDDRYLVRNPRQIRQLLQALIDQRSLINAHLGGRDQSFPTAVLELDEDDDWLLLDGSPSEPSNRAAEEAGHLLCFAQLDRVMVRFRLDGLERVRNQGHVAFRVPFPQELVHLQRRELYRLETPITDSPHLQFPVNEDRSEALQLRVVDISGGGLAVTVPVDCNVFSLQKRYAARLDLPDGSPLHVSLIVCNQLALKLPNGAEMKRIGMRFDDLPRGGDSAIQRYIFRIDRQRSARKNGES; encoded by the coding sequence ATGTCCGAAGGCAGCCTCGACGCACACGACCGCCCCCATGGCATCCACGACGATGCCACGGATGACAGGTACCTGGTCCGCAACCCCCGCCAGATCCGGCAGTTGCTGCAGGCGCTGATCGACCAGCGTTCGTTGATCAACGCCCATCTCGGCGGCCGTGACCAGTCCTTCCCCACGGCCGTCCTGGAACTGGACGAAGACGACGACTGGCTGCTGCTCGACGGCAGCCCGTCCGAGCCCTCCAACCGCGCCGCCGAAGAAGCCGGCCACCTGCTCTGCTTCGCCCAGCTGGACCGGGTGATGGTCCGCTTCCGCCTGGACGGGCTGGAGCGCGTGCGCAACCAAGGCCATGTCGCCTTCCGCGTGCCGTTCCCGCAGGAACTGGTGCATCTGCAACGCCGCGAACTGTACCGGCTGGAAACGCCGATCACCGATTCCCCGCACCTGCAGTTCCCGGTCAACGAAGACCGCAGCGAAGCGCTCCAGCTGCGCGTAGTCGACATCAGCGGCGGTGGCCTGGCCGTCACGGTGCCGGTGGACTGCAACGTGTTCTCCCTGCAGAAACGCTACGCCGCCCGGCTCGACCTCCCCGACGGCAGCCCACTGCACGTCTCGCTGATCGTCTGCAACCAGTTGGCGCTCAAACTGCCCAACGGGGCGGAGATGAAGCGGATCGGCATGCGCTTCGACGACCTCCCGCGCGGCGGCGACAGCGCGATCCAGCGCTACATCTTCCGTATCGACCGGCAGCGGAGTGCGCGGAAGAACGGGGAGAGTTGA
- a CDS encoding methyl-accepting chemotaxis protein: MKWFHDLPIARKLAVGFTLTTLMTLALGSFALVRLGEANAQLRAMSTNDIPSVQHLGEVRAQLGEFRTYEMAQLTVLDKPESVADYDKRMADTGKVVNAELAAYAALPAGDKERQLYDVVAARTADYFKANGLIKEAIAAGDGVTAQQISDEQSRPARRALFAALKELGEFSNGVMASRIETANATHQNSVYAIIGCIVLLSLLAAVMGVVISRAITRPLGQAVHAIQSVARGDLSVNIQATSRDEAGKMLAATRDMTVMLRRFSEQTQQMVDMHAGPDISHRIPEDFPGVYGQLAVGINTVIFEHLDAIQDAINVLNQYAAGDLSPDARRLPGSRAILHESMDAAKASLLAINTQIQALAQAAAAGDFTQRGDATRFDHDFRVMIEHLNTMMQVADGNLSQLSHLLQSIANGDLTARMQGEFHGVFASMRDDANTTVAQLTRIVGRIQQASSSISTAAGEIASGNNDLSRRTEQQAANLEETAASMEELTSTVRQNAEHARQANQLAIGAHSVASQGGDVVGRVVSTMHEIDASSRRIADIITVIDGIAFQTNILALNAAVEAARAGEQGRGFAVVASEVRTLAQRSAGAAKEIKGLIDESVGKVAEGSQLVNQAGATMGEIVASVQRVTDIMAEISAASQEQSAGIEQVNQTVVQMDETTQQNAALVEEATAAARAMEEQAGHLTDAVALFKLDSHAHAAPATVVHAPAAPRAVAAAKPRSVVAAPRRVSPREPALANDTEWQEF, encoded by the coding sequence ATGAAGTGGTTCCACGACCTGCCCATCGCCCGCAAGCTGGCGGTAGGGTTCACCCTCACCACGTTGATGACGCTGGCCCTGGGCAGCTTCGCCCTGGTCCGCCTGGGCGAGGCCAACGCGCAGCTGCGCGCGATGAGCACCAACGACATTCCCTCGGTGCAGCACCTGGGCGAAGTTCGCGCGCAGCTCGGCGAGTTCCGCACCTACGAAATGGCGCAGCTGACCGTGCTCGACAAACCCGAGTCGGTTGCCGACTACGACAAGCGCATGGCCGACACCGGCAAGGTCGTCAACGCCGAGCTGGCCGCGTATGCCGCCCTGCCGGCCGGCGACAAGGAACGCCAGTTGTATGACGTGGTCGCCGCGCGCACCGCCGATTACTTCAAGGCCAACGGCCTGATCAAGGAAGCGATCGCCGCCGGCGACGGCGTCACCGCCCAGCAGATTTCCGATGAGCAGTCCCGCCCGGCACGCCGCGCCCTGTTCGCCGCGCTCAAGGAGCTGGGGGAGTTCAGCAATGGCGTGATGGCCAGCCGCATCGAGACGGCCAACGCTACCCACCAGAACAGCGTCTACGCGATCATCGGCTGCATCGTGCTGCTGTCGCTGCTGGCCGCCGTGATGGGCGTGGTCATCTCGCGCGCCATCACCCGCCCGCTGGGCCAGGCCGTGCACGCCATCCAGTCGGTCGCCCGTGGTGACCTGTCGGTCAACATCCAGGCCACGAGCAGGGATGAAGCAGGCAAGATGCTGGCCGCCACCCGCGACATGACCGTGATGCTGCGCCGCTTCTCCGAGCAGACCCAGCAGATGGTCGACATGCACGCCGGCCCGGACATCAGCCACCGCATCCCGGAAGATTTCCCCGGCGTGTACGGCCAGCTGGCCGTCGGCATCAATACGGTGATCTTCGAGCACCTGGATGCGATCCAGGACGCGATCAACGTCCTCAACCAGTACGCCGCCGGCGACCTCTCCCCCGATGCCCGCCGCCTGCCCGGCAGCCGCGCGATCCTGCACGAATCGATGGATGCGGCCAAAGCCAGCCTGCTGGCGATCAATACCCAGATCCAGGCACTCGCCCAGGCGGCCGCGGCCGGTGACTTCACCCAGCGTGGCGATGCGACGCGCTTCGACCACGACTTCCGGGTCATGATCGAGCACCTCAACACCATGATGCAGGTCGCCGATGGCAACCTGTCCCAGCTGTCGCACCTGCTGCAGTCGATCGCCAACGGCGACCTGACCGCCCGCATGCAGGGTGAGTTCCACGGGGTGTTCGCCTCGATGCGCGACGATGCCAACACCACGGTCGCCCAGCTGACCCGGATCGTCGGCCGCATCCAGCAGGCCTCTTCCAGCATCAGCACCGCAGCTGGCGAGATCGCCTCGGGCAACAACGACCTGTCCCGCCGTACCGAGCAGCAGGCCGCCAACCTGGAAGAAACCGCCGCGTCGATGGAGGAACTGACCTCCACCGTGCGCCAGAATGCCGAACACGCCCGTCAGGCGAACCAGCTTGCGATCGGCGCACATTCGGTCGCCTCGCAGGGCGGTGACGTGGTGGGCCGCGTGGTCAGCACCATGCACGAGATCGACGCCTCCTCGCGCCGCATCGCCGACATCATCACCGTGATCGACGGCATCGCCTTCCAGACCAACATCCTGGCATTGAACGCCGCGGTGGAAGCGGCCCGTGCCGGCGAGCAGGGCCGTGGTTTCGCCGTGGTCGCCTCCGAAGTGCGCACCCTGGCCCAGCGTTCGGCCGGTGCGGCCAAGGAGATCAAGGGCCTGATCGACGAATCGGTCGGCAAGGTTGCCGAAGGCTCGCAGCTGGTCAACCAGGCCGGCGCGACCATGGGCGAAATCGTGGCCTCGGTGCAGCGCGTGACCGACATCATGGCCGAGATTTCCGCGGCCTCGCAGGAACAGTCGGCCGGCATCGAGCAGGTCAACCAGACCGTCGTGCAGATGGATGAGACCACCCAGCAGAACGCCGCGCTGGTGGAAGAAGCCACTGCCGCCGCCCGTGCCATGGAAGAACAGGCCGGTCACCTGACCGACGCTGTCGCACTGTTCAAGCTGGACAGCCACGCGCACGCGGCACCGGCCACCGTGGTCCATGCACCGGCCGCGCCACGAGCCGTCGCAGCGGCCAAGCCGCGCAGCGTCGTTGCCGCACCGCGCCGGGTCAGCCCCCGCGAACCGGCCCTGGCCAACGACACCGAGTGGCAGGAGTTCTGA
- a CDS encoding chemotaxis protein CheW — MNDKNSNAASDGGEYLSFTLGAEHYGVDILKVQEIRGYDSVTRVPDAPDYIKGVINLRGTIVPVIDLRLKLRLENATYDAFTVMIVLNVEDRVVGIVVDSVSDVIPLAADQIRPTPEFGAAVDTRFISGIGTQDDRMLILLDIETLLDSADMGQAAVIDDVAA; from the coding sequence ATGAACGACAAGAACAGCAACGCCGCCAGCGACGGCGGCGAGTACCTCAGCTTCACCCTCGGCGCCGAGCACTACGGCGTGGACATCCTCAAAGTCCAGGAAATCCGCGGCTACGACTCCGTCACCCGCGTGCCCGATGCCCCGGATTACATCAAAGGCGTCATCAACCTGCGCGGCACCATCGTCCCCGTCATCGACCTGCGCCTCAAACTGCGCCTGGAAAATGCCACCTACGATGCCTTCACCGTGATGATCGTCCTCAACGTCGAAGACCGCGTCGTCGGCATCGTCGTGGACAGCGTCTCCGACGTCATCCCGCTCGCCGCCGACCAGATCCGCCCGACCCCCGAATTCGGCGCCGCCGTCGATACCCGCTTCATCTCCGGCATCGGCACCCAGGACGACCGGATGCTGATCCTGCTGGATATCGAAACCCTGCTCGACAGCGCCGACATGGGCCAGGCAGCGGTCATCGACGACGTTGCCGCCTGA